The sequence below is a genomic window from Streptomyces sp. NBC_00582.
AGCCCGCCCCGATCACCGCGCCGCCGCCGCCGTTGTCGGTGACGGAGATCCGCAGCCGGCCGTCCGCGTGGTGCAGGTCGGCCCAGATCCGGTCGGCGCCGGAGTGCTTGACCGCGTTGGTGAGGACCTCGCTGACCGCGAAGTACGCGGCGGACTCCACCGGCGCCTCGACCCGCCCGGGCAGCTCCACCACCACCTCCGTCGCCACCGGCAGCCGCAGCGCCAACGCCCGTACGGCGTCGCCCAGTCCGCGCTCGGCCAGCACCGGCGGATGGATCCCCCGCACCAGGTCCCGCAGTTCGGCGAGGGCCTCGGCGGACGACTGCCGGGCCTGCGCCAGAAGCCGCTTGGCCTTCTCGGGATCCTTGTCCAGGAGCAGCTCGACCGTGCCGAGGTCCATGCCCATGGCCACCAGTCGTGCCTGCGCCCCGTCGTGCAGATCCCGCTCGATGCGCCGCAGTTCGGCGGCCGAGGTGTCCACGGCGTCGCGCCGGGTGTCCGTCAACACCTTGACCCGCTCGGCCAGTTCGGCCTGGCTCGGGGTGAGGAGACCGCGGGTGAGCCGGAAGTGGACACCGAGGGCGCTCACGGCGTACCGGTCGGCGACGACCAGCAGCAGGACGGCGAGCGCGCCCGCCCCGAACGCGGTCGTCCAGTCGTCTACCGGCACGAAGGCGTACCAGTAGGGGCCGCCCGACCCGTCCGTCACCGCCCGCCACAGCCCCGCCGCCAGGGCGAGCCCCTCCACCGGGTAGAGGACCAGGACGACCGGCAGCAGCGCGGTCACCAGCCCCGCCACCGTGTCCGCCATCAGCCAGCGCAGGTCCCGCCAGGTCGCCGGGTCCCGCAGCAGCGCGTAGGTGCGCGCCGCCGGGTTGGCGGTCCGCGGGAGCGGCCGGTACGCGACGGGGATGTGCATCCCGCACCATCGCTGCGCGAGATCACGCCGGTTGTCGGCGAGGGCCCGGGCGGCCCTCAGCACCCAGGGGGTGGTGACGAGACCCACGCCGACGGGGATCAGCGCCAGGGAGACGAGGGCCAGACAGTAGACCACCACCGTCCAGGGCCACACCGCCAGGGCCAGCACGAGCCCCCGTACGGCGGCGAGCACCATCTCCCGTGTCCGCGAACCGCGCCGGCCGCTCTTCGTGTCGGTGTTCATGCCGCAAGTCTGTCCGAGCCCGCGGAGGGGGTCACTGGGCCGGGGCCCCCGCTCAGGGGGTGGTGCCAGGTACACCTCCCGCCCCGGCCAGCACCCGTGCCTCCACCGCCGGATCCAGCCCCTTCACCGCGCGGTCGGAGCGGTGCGGCGCCGTCCCGCCGATCGAGCACAGCCACTGCCAGGTGTCGGCGACGGTCTCCTCGACGGGGCGGCAGGACAGCCCGGTCGCCACCGCCCGCGAGACGTCGGCGGCGTGCAGCGCGTCGTGCATGTCGGTGCCCGGCGGCACCCACACCGGAAGCTGCACCCAGGGCTCGATGCCCGCGTCGAGGACGGTCTCCGGCGCCGTCCAGCGCAGTCGGGCGTCGGAACCGGTGGCGCGCACGCACGCCTCCAGGAACTCGCCCATGGTGGCGTGCCCTTGAGGGCTCATCAGGTTGTACGGCCCGCTCAGCCCGCGCTCCACCGCCCCCAGGATCCACGCGGCGAGGTCGCGGGCGTCGACGTACTGCAGGGGGAGGTCCCGGGGCCCGGGGGCGAGGACCGGGCCGCCGCGTGCGATCCGGCCCAGCCACCAGGGCAGCCGTCCGACGTTCTCGTACGGGCCGAGGATCAGCCCGGCCCGTACCAGAACGGAGTCCTGCGTGCCGAAGGCGTCGACGGCGGCCAGCTCACCGCCCCGCTTGTCGCGGCGGTAGTCGGTCGAGTCGGCGTCGGGCGCGGCGCCCTCGACCACGGGCGCCTCCTCCGTGTACCCGGCGGGCGGGGCCCAGGTGTAGACGGAGCAGCTCGACACGTACACATAGCGGCCGGCGCGACCCCGCAGCAGCCGCGCCGCCTCGTGCACCGGGCGGGGCGCCGACGACCACGTGTCGACGACGGCGTCCCACGTCCCCTCCGCCAGGGCGGCGAGGCCGCCGGGCGCGGTGCGGTCGCCGGTCAGCACCCGCACCCCCGGGGCGGGGGTGTGCCGCCCCCGGTTCAGGACCGTCACGTCCCAGCCGCGCCCGAGGGCCGCCTCCACGACGGCCCGTCCCACGAACTCCGTCCCGCCCAGCACCAGAAGTCTCATGCCGGTGACTGTGCCCGGCCGGGCCCCGGGACGGAACCGTTCTTTGCCGAGGGCAGAGCGTCAGCGGCCGGTCGGCGGGGTGTACTTGTAGCCGACGCGGCGCACGGTCTGGATGGTGCCGCGGTGCTCGACGCCCAGCTTGCGGCGCAGCCGGGCGACATGGACGTCGACCGTACGGCCGTCGCCGACATGGCCGTACCCCCACACCGTGGTGACGAGCTGGTCGCGTGTGTGCACCCGGTTCGGATGCGCCACGAGATGGGCGAGCAGCTCGAACTCCAGGTAGGTGAGGTCAAGTTCACGCCCGTCGACCGCGGCGGTGCGCTGCACGGCGTCGATGCGCACGAGAGGGTTGCCCGGGGCGGTCTGCGGCGCGGCCGTCGTGACCGGCACCGGCTGGAACGGCTGCTGCTGGTCCGCCGGGATCAGCACCAGATAGCCGACCATCGCGGGCCGGCCCGGCAGGTCGGGCAGGCTGTGCTGCGGGGCGGGCAGCCAGGTGGCGCCGGGCGGCAGCAGGTCCGCCACATCGGCCACCTCGTCGGGGCCGACGGCCCGCAGCCGGTGCCGGGGCGCGTTCTGGACGGGGGCGGGGAGCGTGGCGGTGGAGAGGGAACGGGTGGTCGCCATGAGAGGTCAGCTCTTTTCGCGCGAGAAGTTCGTCGGGGAGGACGACGGCCGCGATTCGTGGTCGGGCTCGCCGAGGGA
It includes:
- a CDS encoding sensor histidine kinase produces the protein MNTDTKSGRRGSRTREMVLAAVRGLVLALAVWPWTVVVYCLALVSLALIPVGVGLVTTPWVLRAARALADNRRDLAQRWCGMHIPVAYRPLPRTANPAARTYALLRDPATWRDLRWLMADTVAGLVTALLPVVLVLYPVEGLALAAGLWRAVTDGSGGPYWYAFVPVDDWTTAFGAGALAVLLLVVADRYAVSALGVHFRLTRGLLTPSQAELAERVKVLTDTRRDAVDTSAAELRRIERDLHDGAQARLVAMGMDLGTVELLLDKDPEKAKRLLAQARQSSAEALAELRDLVRGIHPPVLAERGLGDAVRALALRLPVATEVVVELPGRVEAPVESAAYFAVSEVLTNAVKHSGADRIWADLHHADGRLRISVTDNGGGGAVIGAGSGLAGVERRLGTFDGVLAVSSPAGGPTMVTMEIPCVLS
- a CDS encoding NAD-dependent epimerase/dehydratase family protein gives rise to the protein MRLLVLGGTEFVGRAVVEAALGRGWDVTVLNRGRHTPAPGVRVLTGDRTAPGGLAALAEGTWDAVVDTWSSAPRPVHEAARLLRGRAGRYVYVSSCSVYTWAPPAGYTEEAPVVEGAAPDADSTDYRRDKRGGELAAVDAFGTQDSVLVRAGLILGPYENVGRLPWWLGRIARGGPVLAPGPRDLPLQYVDARDLAAWILGAVERGLSGPYNLMSPQGHATMGEFLEACVRATGSDARLRWTAPETVLDAGIEPWVQLPVWVPPGTDMHDALHAADVSRAVATGLSCRPVEETVADTWQWLCSIGGTAPHRSDRAVKGLDPAVEARVLAGAGGVPGTTP
- a CDS encoding winged helix-turn-helix domain-containing protein, which gives rise to MATTRSLSTATLPAPVQNAPRHRLRAVGPDEVADVADLLPPGATWLPAPQHSLPDLPGRPAMVGYLVLIPADQQQPFQPVPVTTAAPQTAPGNPLVRIDAVQRTAAVDGRELDLTYLEFELLAHLVAHPNRVHTRDQLVTTVWGYGHVGDGRTVDVHVARLRRKLGVEHRGTIQTVRRVGYKYTPPTGR